The genomic interval CGATCATTCTCGTCTGGTTGCTTCTGACGATCGCGGTGAACGTCCTCGTGCCGCCGATCGAGTCGGTCGCAAGAAACAACGCGGTGTCGACGTCACCAACAGATGCGCCCTCGGTGATCGCCGCCAAGCAAATCGGTAAGACGTTCCAAGAGTCCAATTCCGACAGCATCGTCATGGTCGTCCTGGAAAGCGACAAAAAACTCGGCGACGAAGCGCACCGCTATTACGACGGCTTGGTGAAAAAGCTGGAGGCCGACACCGAACACGTACAGCATGTCCAGAACGTGTGGGGCGACGTGCTCACTGCCGCCGGGGTTCAAAGCCAGGACGGCAAAGCCGCCTATGTCCAGATCAACATCGCCGGAAACCAGGGCAGCACATTACAAAACGACTCCGTCCACGCGGTTCGGCAGATCGTGCAGAAGTCGGCGCCGCCACCCGGCTTAAAGGCATATGTCACCGGTCCGGCAGCGCTCAGTACGGACATGAACGAGGCCGCCGACAAAAGCATGCTCAAGATGATGGGTGTGACCGGCGTGGTCATCATGATCATGCTGTTCATCGTCTATCGCTCGGTGAGCACGGTGCTTCTTGTTCTGGTGATGGTCGGCTTCGAGATGGGCACCGCCAGAGGCGTTGTCGCGGTTCTCGGGCATAACCAGCTGTTGGGGTTTTCCACGTTCGTCGTCGCCATGCTCTCGTCGCTGGCCATTGCCGCGGGAACCGATTACGCGATATTCCTGATCGGGCGCTACCAGGAGGCGCGCCAGGCCGGTGACAATCCGGACACGGCCTATTACACGATGTTTAGCGGGACCTATCACGTCATCTTGGGCTCGGGGCTGACGATTGCCGGCGCAACATTCTGCCTGCACCTGGCGCGGTTGTCGTATTTCAAGGCGCTGGGCATCCCGTCTGCACTGGGGCTGCTGGTGGTGATCGCGGGCGCGCTGACCGTGGCGCCGGCCATTGTGGCCGTGGCCGGCCGCTTCGGTCTGCTCGATCCGAAACGAGCGATCAAGGTGCACGGCTGGCGGCGCATCGGCACCGCCACCGTCCGCTGGCCCGCACCGGTCTTCGTGACATCGGTGATTATCGCTATCGTCGGCATGCTCATTATGCCGAGCATGAAACTCAGCTACAACGACCGCTTCTACATCCCCGCCAATCTCGCGTCGAAAATCGGCTACGCCGCCGCGGAACGCCATTTCATCCCGGCCAGGATGGATCCCGATATCCTGATGATCGAGGGTGATCATGATATGCGTAATTCCGGTGACATGATCGTCCTGGACAGGATCGCCAAGGACATCTTCCGGCTACCAGGCATCGCCATGGTACAAAGCATCACCAGACCGCTAGGAAATCCGGTCGAGCACACGTCAATACCTTTCCAGGTCAGCATGCAATCCATTCCGATACAAGAAAACCTGCAGTTCATGAAAGACCGCGTGGCCGATATCCTCAAAATGAGCGACGACCTCGGGGCCATGATCGCCTCGATGCAGCGCATGTATAGCCTGCTAGGCCAGGTGAGCAATACGACCCATCACATGGTCGGTGACATGAACGAGATGAAGGCCACCCTCGACGAGATGCGGGACCATCTCGCGGATTTCGACGATTTCGCCCGGCCATTCCGGGGTTATCTCTATTGGGAGCAGCACTGCTACGACATCCCTGTCTGCTGGGCGGCGCGATCGGTGTTCGAGGCGATCGACGGCGTCGACAAATTCAGCGACAACATGAAGGCGCTTTTGAAGGACGTGGACAACATTGATGCGGTGCTGCCGCAAATGCTCGCCCAGTTTCCGCCGATCATCGCGGTCGCGAAATCGATGCGGGAGACGCTGTTGACCATGCACAGCAGCTTCTCGGGGCTCGTCACCCAAATGGTTCGGATGACCGACACGGCCAGTGCGATGGGCCAGGCCTTCGACGCCTCGAAGACCGACGACTATTTCTACCTGCCGCCGGAAGCCTTCGATAATCCCGATTTCCAGCGCGGTCTGAAACTGTTCTTGTCGCCGGACGGCAAAGCCGCGCGCTTCATCATTACCCACGCTGCAGATCCGGCAACACCCCAGGGCATCTCAGCGGTCAAACCCGAACTTGAAACCGCACACCATGCTGTGAAGGGAACATCCCTGGTCA from Mycobacterium kubicae carries:
- a CDS encoding RND family transporter → MNSDHTSRPRFMRAVQRFSWPIILVWLLLTIAVNVLVPPIESVARNNAVSTSPTDAPSVIAAKQIGKTFQESNSDSIVMVVLESDKKLGDEAHRYYDGLVKKLEADTEHVQHVQNVWGDVLTAAGVQSQDGKAAYVQINIAGNQGSTLQNDSVHAVRQIVQKSAPPPGLKAYVTGPAALSTDMNEAADKSMLKMMGVTGVVIMIMLFIVYRSVSTVLLVLVMVGFEMGTARGVVAVLGHNQLLGFSTFVVAMLSSLAIAAGTDYAIFLIGRYQEARQAGDNPDTAYYTMFSGTYHVILGSGLTIAGATFCLHLARLSYFKALGIPSALGLLVVIAGALTVAPAIVAVAGRFGLLDPKRAIKVHGWRRIGTATVRWPAPVFVTSVIIAIVGMLIMPSMKLSYNDRFYIPANLASKIGYAAAERHFIPARMDPDILMIEGDHDMRNSGDMIVLDRIAKDIFRLPGIAMVQSITRPLGNPVEHTSIPFQVSMQSIPIQENLQFMKDRVADILKMSDDLGAMIASMQRMYSLLGQVSNTTHHMVGDMNEMKATLDEMRDHLADFDDFARPFRGYLYWEQHCYDIPVCWAARSVFEAIDGVDKFSDNMKALLKDVDNIDAVLPQMLAQFPPIIAVAKSMRETLLTMHSSFSGLVTQMVRMTDTASAMGQAFDASKTDDYFYLPPEAFDNPDFQRGLKLFLSPDGKAARFIITHAADPATPQGISAVKPELETAHHAVKGTSLVNGKFYLTGTAAMYNDIQSGAKYDILLVGLAALTLIFVVMVIITRALVASMAIVGTVLLSLGAAFGLSVLVWQHIVGLDLNWIAPVFGTIILLAVGSDYNLLLVSRFQGEIAAGLRTGIIRSMGNTGGVVTAAGLVFAFTMMSMVASDLRSIGQAGSTIGLGLLFDTLIVRSLMTPSIAALLGRWFWWPQRVRPRPASYLLRPFGPRRLVRSLLLGEDADAATTKLHKA